A DNA window from Eremothecium cymbalariae DBVPG#7215 chromosome 3, complete sequence contains the following coding sequences:
- the ECM38 gene encoding gamma-glutamyltransferase (similar to Ashbya gossypii AAR144W), protein MNRISLPMVLFDRQELSSWLMVATVTNKIQSLLVVSLFLTLCSGIIIQNPVTGALVRESHNIDIGYLNRSATLNPEHHFLKIGHNGGISSDLELCNRMAVHDVLLGIPGSNAADAAVTTCLCIGMINFFNSGIGGGGYAVYTDGLRPSRHLAFDFREAAPELAHRDMYEHDESLSKLGGLAIGVPGELAGLYELYERRGSGVAKWADLLRPVIELGFDGWSIGPALAATLKEYEAFFKQHRNDWGFVFHKTENRVLGLGEWISRPALAKTLETLASSGNVAPFYEPNSHLVSSMVNKIQSSQGIITESDFAKYSVDVTTPLKLKIRKGWQYLPNNDLTVLTSGGSSSGAALLSALKIMDNFESSEGGDLHLKESYQLVEAMKWMASARSRLGDFGGGEEIPPQVKDILSDKWSDYAASLIKDGYLENGYGTLTKWADYLPLYEINEPHGTAHFSIVDHKNNAVSFTTTINLLFGSLIHDPGTGIVFNNQMDDFSQPGRTNSFGLSPSPYNYIEPFKRPLSSTAPTVVLNELGLPDMIVGASGGSRITTAILQVIIRSYWYHMPILETIAYPRIHHQLLPEVLQVESLSMIGNNTITELRRMGHKTIEATPKSVVNAVKNWHGVWHAVSDYWRKRGVSVAY, encoded by the coding sequence ATGAACAGAATAAGTCTGCCGATGGTATTATTTGACAGGCAAGAACTGAGCTCCTGGCTAATGGTTGCCACAGTTACAAATAAGATTCAGTCGTTACTAGTCGTTTCACTATTTTTGACATTATGTTCAGGTATAATTATACAGAATCCCGTAACAGGAGCATTAGTCAGAGAGAGCCACAATATTGATATTGGGTATTTAAATCGAAGTGCTACATTAAACCCCGAGCACCACTTTCTAAAGATAGGGCATAACGGAGGGATCTCCAGTGACCTTGAGTTGTGTAACCGGATGGCGGTGCACGATGTGTTGCTCGGGATTCCTGGGTCCAATGCTGCAGATGCAGCAGTGACTACGTGCTTGTGCATTGGAATGATAAACTTCTTTAATAGTGGGATTGGAGGTGGGGGGTACGCTGTATATACAGATGGGCTCCGTCCTTCCAGGCATCTAGCGTTCGATTTCCGTGAAGCAGCGCCGGAGTTGGCACATAGAGATATGTATGAACATGATGAAAGTTTGTCGAAACTTGGCGGGTTAGCCATCGGAGTGCCTGGGGAATTGGCGGGGCTTTATGAGTTATATGAACGAAGAGGCAGCGGAGTAGCCAAGTGGGCGGATCTATTAAGGCCCGTAATAGAGCTAGGGTTTGATGGGTGGAGTATAGGCCCAGCTTTAGCAGCTACATTGAAGGAGTATGAAGCCTTTTTCAAACAGCACAGGAACGACTGGGGTTTTGTTTTCCACAAAACCGAAAACAGGGTACTTGGTCTAGGAGAATGGATATCCAGACCTGCTTTGGCCAAGACTTTAGAGACATTGGCTAGTAGTGGGAATGTAGCACCGTTTTACGAACCCAACTCGCACTTGGTGAGTTCAATGGTGAACAAGATCCAAAGTTCACAGGGGATCATTACAGAGTCAGATTTTGCGAAATATTCCGTAGATGTTACAACACCACTAAAACTCAAGATAAGGAAGGGCTGGCAATATTTGCCAAACAATGATTTGACGGTGTTAACATCCGGCGGCTCCAGTTCAGGCGCTGCTCTACTCTCTGCTTTAAAAATCATGgataattttgaaagtAGCGAAGGCGGTGATTTACACCTCAAGGAATCCTACCAGTTGGTAGAGGCTATGAAATGGATGGCTAGTGCTAGAAGCAGGCTCGGAGACTTTGGCGGTGGCGAGGAGATACCACCACAGGTAAAGGATATCTTGAGTGACAAATGGTCAGATTACGCGGCATCGCTGATAAAAGACGGATATCTAGAAAATGGGTATGGAACATTGACCAAGTGGGCTGATTATTTGCCGCTGTACGAAATAAATGAACCCCATGGCACTGCTCACTTTTCCATTGTTGACCACAAAAACAACGCCGTCTCATTTACAACCACCATAAACTTGTTATTTGGTTCTCTAATCCACGACCCCGGCACAGGGATCGTGTTCAACAACCAGATGGATGACTTTAGCCAACCAGGCAGAACCAACAGCTTCGGCCTAAGCCCTTCCCCCTACAATTATATAGAACCCTTCAAAAGACCACTATCGTCCACAGCCCCAACCGTTGTCCTCAACGAACTAGGCCTCCCCGATATGATAGTCGGTGCCTCAGGAGGTTCCAGAATCACAACCGCAATCCTCCAGGTCATCATCAGATCATACTGGTACCACATGCCCATCTTGGAGACCATCGCATATCCAAGAATCCACCACCAGTTACTTCCCGAAGTTTTGCAGGTGGAAAGCTTGTCGATGATTGGCAACAACACCATCACCGAATTACGACGCATGGGCCACAAAACCATCGAGGCAACCCCTAAAAGCGTGGTCAATGCAGTAAAGAACTGGCACGGCGTCTGGCACGCCGTCAGCGACTACTGGAGAAAACGTGGTGTCTCCGTCGCATACTGA
- the TUF1 gene encoding translation elongation factor Tu (similar to Ashbya gossypii AAR143W), which produces MSLLAARFSTRILARPTLSAACRSLSTTPLRCYAAAFDRSKPHLNIGTIGHVDHGKTTLTAAITKTLASKGGAEFLDYAAIDKAPEERARGITISTAHVEYQTQNRHYSHVDCPGHADYIKNMITGAAQMDGAIIVVAATDGQMPQTREHLLLARQVGVQHIVVFVNKVDTIDDPEMLELVEMEMRELLNHYGFDGDNTPVIMGSALCALEGKKPEIGEQAIMKLLDAVDEHIPTPARDLEKPFLMPVEDTFSISGRGTVVTGRVERGNLSKGEEIEIVGHNNTPFKTTVTGIEMFRKELDKAMAGDNAGILLRGVRRDQLKRGMVLCKPATVKAHTKFLASLYILTKEEGGRHSGFGENYRPQIYVRTADVTVVLKFPDTVEDHSMQVMPGDNVEMVCELVHPTPLEPGQRFNIREGGKTVGTGLITRILE; this is translated from the coding sequence ATGTCTTTACTTGCTGCTAGATTTTCTACGAGAATTTTGGCGAGGCCAACTTTGTCAGCTGCTTGCAGGAGTCTTTCGACGACTCCTCTAAGATGTTATGCAGCTGCTTTTGATCGTTCTAAACCACATTTGAATATTGGTACTATTGGACATGTCGATCATGGTAAAACTACTTTGACTGCTGCAATTACGAAGACGTTGGCTAGCAAAGGTGGTGCTGAATTTTTGGATTACGCTGCTATCGACAAGGCACCTGAAGAAAGAGCCAGAGGTATTACTATTTCGACTGCTCATGTCGAATATCAAACGCAAAACAGACACTACTCTCACGTTGACTGTCCAGGCCATGCCGATTatatcaagaatatgattaCAGGTGCTGCGCAGATGGATGGTGCGattattgttgttgcgGCCACCGATGGCCAGATGCCTCAAACCAGAGAACATTTATTGTTAGCCAGACAAGTTGGTGTTCAACATATTGTTGTGTTTGTGAACAAGGTTGATACGATTGATGACCCTGAAATGTTGGAATTGGTTGAAATGGAAATGAGAGAACTATTGAATCATTATGGGTTTGATGGTGACAACACCCCGGTTATTATGGGATCTGCTCTATGTGCCTTGGAGGGAAAGAAGCCTGAAATTGGTGAACAAGCCATTATGAAACTTTTGGACGCTGTTGATGAGCATATTCCTACTCCTGCTCGTGATTTAGAGAAGCCATTCTTGATGCCTGTCGAGGATACCTTTTCCATTTCCGGTAGAGGTACTGTTGTCACCGGTCGTGTTGAAAGAGGTAACTTGTCCAAaggtgaagaaattgaGATTGTCGGCCACAACAACACTCCATTCAAGACCACTGTCACCGGTATTGAGATGTTCAGAAAGGAATTGGACAAGGCTATGGCCGGTGACAACGCCGGTATCTTGTTGAGAGGTGTCAGAAGAGACCAATTGAAGAGAGGTATGGTTTTGTGTAAGCCTGCTACTGTGAAGGCTCACACTAAATTCTTGGCCtctttgtatattttgactaaagaagaaggtggTAGACATTCTGGCTTTGGTGAGAACTACAGACCACAAATTTATGTTCGTACTGCAGACGTTACTGTTGTTCTCAAGTTTCCAGACACTGTCGAAGATCACTCTATGCAAGTCATGCCGGGTGACAATGTTGAAATGGTGTGTGAGTTGGTCCATCCAACTCCGTTGGAACCTGGCCAACGTTTTAACATTAGAGAAGGTGGGAAGACTGTCGGTACTGGTTTGATTACTAGAATATTGGAGTAA
- the YHC1 gene encoding Yhc1p (similar to Ashbya gossypii AAR142C) gives MARYYCDYCHSYLTHDTLSVRKSHLIGKNHIRLTADYYYNKANQQKLLFLLPKVSKRRRSRQRCLAVKPPSLSSASEGGSVEPKRVLHCEANKSKRQRRKIRQVPPAVTPLRQIYTTAPGFHKVFTPECRLDIGEMIKVSKLPQRANQKTKLAMATTSSGDATTTTATTTTATTAASGRNKIYEPHYFSTDTDLILPPPPALTVWGITPNSSSLVYRNDDTLKRTVGKLKANLSNPSARPEALHRTLHHTHQRRT, from the coding sequence ATGGCTCGGTATTACTGCGACTACTGCCACTCATACCTTACGCACGACACGTTAAGTGTTCGTAAGTCGCATTTGATCGGCAAGAACCATATTCGTCTTACAGCTGACTATTACTACAACAAAGCAAACCAGCAAAAACTCCTGTTTCTATTGCCAAAAGTCAGCAAACGTCGTCGCTCTCGACAACGTTGCTTGGCAGTGAAACCTCCCTCTCTATCTTCCGCATCCGAAGGTGGTTCTGTAGAACCAAAAAGAGTTTTACATTGTGAGGCTAACAAATCGAAACGGCAACGACGCAAGATCCGCCAAGTTCCCCCCGCAGTTACCCCCCTGCGACAGATATACACCACCGCACCGGGCTTCCACAAGGTATTTACCCCAGAATGCAGGCTTGATATCGGCGAGATGATCAAGGTCAGCAAGTTACCCCAGCGTGCAAACCAAAAGACCAAACTGGCCATGGCCACCACGTCCAGCGGCGAtgccaccaccaccaccgccacTACCACCACAGCTACAACTGCTGCATCTGGGCGCAACAAGATCTACGAACCACACTACTTCTCTACAGATACTGATCTCATACTACCACCTCCGCCTGCCCTCACAGTTTGGGGCATCACCCCAAATAGCAGCAGTCTTGTATACCGTAACGACGACACTCTAAAACGTACCGTCGGAAAACTAAAGGCCAACCTCTCTAACCCCTCTGCTCGTCCAGAAGCCCTCCACAGAACACTACACCACACCCACCAACGGCGTACATAG
- the ATP14 gene encoding F1F0 ATP synthase subunit h (similar to Ashbya gossypii AGR295C) yields the protein MFVQLSKRLVTRSAGAARGFSLSVARRDLVQDLYLKELRNTKVASMTSQDAQGSVKPWVLPSKPSAPEFGLSGAVDELNAYEAQEVETVGEQEAAETTEAAEGDWLVLEEVEEKDSHH from the coding sequence ATGTTTGTCCAATTGAGCAAGAGACTAGTAACCAGATCCGCAGGGGCCGCACGTGGGTTTTCTCTGTCTGTCGCTAGACGCGACCTGGTTCAAGAtctatatttgaaagagCTTCGCAACACCAAGGTGGCATCCATGACGTCCCAGGACGCGCAAGGCTCTGTTAAACCGTGGGTACTTCCAAGCAAGCCCAGCGCACCTGAATTTGGTCTAAGCGGTGCGGTGGACGAGCTGAACGCTTATGAGGCACAGGAAGTTGAAACCGTGGGCGAGCAGGAGGCTGCGGAGACAACAGAAGCTGCCGAAGGTGATTGGCTGGTGTTGGAAGAAGTCGAGGAGAAGGACTCCCATCACTAg
- a CDS encoding uncharacterized protein (similar to KLLA0A04521g - KLLA0A04521p [Kluyveromyces lactis]) codes for MKKFDRIQDASEYINGELKRKGYLKESETILFHATTSGSLTSAAGASQTATAAPATAATHDSPPLMDEETTMALLTNDKLLINTFNKLLNSVSALQAQLLEQEARIKLLEHQRHHDHVKGQRARERSPLPRRTMTPPHAFSASAPTSPPPAGAARAPAAAPAWAPPRQHRPAQAQLRKQQLLVDQLRAQLKTASRGPSQPLDVTWHGPSLPSLGPATGDAPPLTDLSVCMRKLAEEHSGTVAALRKAKGLIEEANRYVYTRFVLDLAPPPAPPPARAPGRGPGEAHLPGGGDPELDELARDWHEIRTLLGGT; via the coding sequence ATGAAGAAATTTGATAGGATCCAGGATGCCTCGGAGTACATAAACGGGGAATTGAAACGCAAGGGCTATCTCAAGGAATCAGAAACGATCCTTTTCCATGCAACAACCAGTGGCAGTCTGACTAGCGCCGCAGGCGCTAGTCAGACTGCCACTGCTGCCCCTGCCACCGCGGCTACCCACGACTCCCCGCCGCTCATGGATGAGGAGACAACAATGGCCCTACTCACAAACGACAAGCTACTGATCAACACCTTTAACAAGCTCCTGAACAGCGTCTCTGCTCTGCAGGCCCAGCTATTGGAGCAGGAGGCCCGCATAAAGCTGCTAGAACACCAGCGGCACCATGATCACGTGAAGGGACAACGAGCCCGCGAGCGCAGCCCACTGCCGCGCCGCACCATGACGCCGCCGCACGCATTTTCTGCGTCCGCCCCCACGTCGCCGCCGCCAGCAGGCGCTGCCCGCGCGCCTGCCGCCGCTCCTGCCTGGGCCCCGCCCAGGCAGCACCGCCCCGCCCAGGCCCAGCTCCGCAAACAGCAGCTGCTCGTGGACCAGCTGCGCGCGCAGCTGAAAACCGCGTCACGTGGGCCCTCTCAGCCGTTGGACGTTACGTGGCACGGCCCGTCGCTACCCTCCCTGGGTCCCGCCACCGGCGACGCACCGCCGCTCACAGACCTCTCAGTGTGCATGCGCAAACTCGCAGAGGAACACAGCGGCACCGTGGCCGCGCTGCGCAAGGCCAAGGGCCTCATTGAAGAGGCCAACCGCTACGTGTATACGCGCTTCGTGCTCGACCTTGCCCCCCCTCCCGCTCCGCCGCCCGCGCGCGCGCCCGGCCGCGGGCCGGGTGAAGCCCACCTGCCAGGCGGTGGCGACCCAGAACTGGACGAGCTCGCCCGCGACTGGCACGAAATCCGAACGCTGCTCGGCGGCACGTGA
- the GSP1 gene encoding Ran GTPase GSP1 (similar to Ashbya gossypii AGR294C), with product MAAEVPTFKLVLVGDGGTGKTTFVKRHLTGEFEKKYIATIGVEVHPLAFYTNFGEIKFDVWDTAGQEKFGGLRDGYYINAQCGIIMFDVTSRITYKNVPNWHRDLVRVCENIPIVLCGNKVDVKERKVKAKTITFHRKKNLQYYDISAKSNYNFEKPFLWLARKLAGNPQLDFVASPALAPPEVQVDEQLMQQYQQEMERATALPLPDEDDADL from the coding sequence ATGGCAGCAGAAGTTCCTACATTTaagttggttttggttGGTGATGGTGGTACTGGTAAGACTACATTTGTTAAGAGACATTTAACAGGtgagtttgaaaagaagtaCATTGCTACTATTGGTGTTGAGGTTCATCCATTGGCGTTCTACACAAACTTTGGGGAGATTAAGTTTGATGTTTGGGACACTGCGGGGCAAGAAAAATTTGGTGGTTTGAGAGACGGGTATTACATCAATGCGCAATGTGGGATTATTATGTTTGATGTTACTTCTAGGATTACTTATAAGAACGTGCCTAATTGGCATAGGGATTTGGTGCGTGTTTGTGAGAATATTCCTATTGTTTTGTGTGGGAATAAGGTTGATGTTAAGGAGAGAAAGGTTAAGGCCAAGACGATTACGTTCCacagaaagaaaaactTGCAGTACTATGATATTTCTGCCAAGTCTAACTACAATTTCGAGAAGCCTTTCTTGTGGTTGGCTAGAAAGTTGGCGGGTAATCCACAGTTAGACTTTGTTGCTTCTCCAGCTCTAGCTCCTCCAGAGGTCCAAGTCGATGAGCAGTTGATGCAGCAGTACCAACAGGAAATGGAGCGTGCTACTGCTTTGCCGTTGCCTGACGAGGATGATGCTGATTTGTGA
- the GCD7 gene encoding translation initiation factor eIF2B subunit beta (similar to Ashbya gossypii AGR292C): MSSQDINVTVDSFIDRLKRRQITGTYQVSLETLQILMRYVSAIRWSTMNELLEQIRALGNRLEKAQPYEFSCGNVIRRILALIRDEMEEDERASMPAASASATPTAAEPLISSMFNLLQKPVDAQTLEQKQSHHQSHQAKTDIRQVIIQGIRDLIDEIKNIDDGIQQIAIDLIHDREILLTPTPDSKTVLRFLLKARERNNRRFTVLVTEGFPNNTKVAHEFAKKLAQHDIETTVIPDNAVFALMSRVGKVIIGAKTVFTNGGTVSSTAGVSSVCECAREFKTPVFAVAGLYKLSPLYPFDIEKLVEIGGSQNVVPTTENDRMGNTMDTINPVADYIPPENIDIYITNIGGFAPSFIYRVVWDNYKQEDVNLVAVK; encoded by the coding sequence ATGTCGTCCCAGGATATAAATGTCACGGTAGATTCGTTTATCGATAGACTCAAGAGAAGACAAATCACGGGAACATACCAGGTCTCTCTTGAAACACTACAGATCCTAATGAGATATGTTTCAGCTATTCGCTGGTCAACAATGAATGAGCTTTTAGAACAAATCAGAGCGCTTGGCAATCGGCTGGAAAAGGCGCAACCATATGAATTTAGCTGCGGTAATGTTATTAGACGTATTCTGGCTCTTATACGTGATGAaatggaagaagatgaacGTGCTAGTATGCCTGCTGCAAGTGCGTCAGCAACTCCAACAGCTGCTGAACCTCTAATTTCTTCCATGTTTAATCTTTTACAAAAACCAGTGGATGCTCAAACATTGGAGCAGAAACAAAGCCATCATCAGTCGCATCAGGCAAAAACAGACATTCGTCAAGTTATTATACAGGGAATCAGAGACCTGATAGATGagattaaaaatattgatgacGGTATTCAACAGATTGCGATTGATCTGATTCATGACCGTGAGATCCTGTTGACGCCTACTCCtgattcaaaaacagtACTCAggtttttgttgaaggCTAGAGAGCGCAATAATCGAAGATTTACCGTCTTGGTGACAGAGGGGTTTCCAAATAACACCAAAGTAGCCCACGAGTTTGCTAAGAAGCTGGCGCAGCACGACATTGAAACTACAGTGATTCCAGACAACGCAGTCTTCGCCCTCATGTCGCGTGTAGGTAAGGTCATCATAGGAGCCAAGACTGTCTTCACCAACGGTGGAACCGTCTCTTCTACAGCTGGTGTCTCCTCGGTCTGCGAATGTGCTCGCGAGTTCAAGACGCCAGTCTTCGCCGTTGCTGGACTGTATAAACTTTCTCCATTGTATCCCTTCGATATAGAAAAATTGGTCGAAATTGGCGGATCACAAAACGTTGTGCCCACAACAGAAAACGATAGAATGGGCAACACTATGGACACCATAAACCCAGTTGCGGATTACATACCTCCCGAAAATATTGACATCTACATCACTAATATTGGGGGATTTGCTCCAAGTTTCATATATCGTGTTGTATGGGATAACTACAAACAAGAAGACGTAAACCTTGTTGCTGTgaaatga
- the COQ11 gene encoding ubiquinone biosynthesis protein COQ11 (similar to Ashbya gossypii AGR291C), which translates to MSRNLVVFGGNGFLGRRVCQVAAESGLFATVTSLSRSGRPASLTEPWTTNVRWEKCDIFDPKSYETHLNGVTDVVHSIGIILEDPNYKNQLNSGPSGMFSMLGKLVQRGKSNAKPTEDKDSGFTYDNINRRSAILLANSIVEVSKNRNENKKVTFSYISADKALPVIPSGYIESKRQAEMELMALEGSIRPLLFRPGFMFDEVSNVGDSRSRIKSVLQFVNCAKQLTFGDRFAFINGIIRPTVSTQQVARALVKYISDEERVGVVSLEDILKA; encoded by the coding sequence ATGAGTCGTAATCTAGTTGTATTTGGTGGAAATGGTTTTCTAGGCAGGCGTGTTTGTCAAGTAGCTGCGGAATCTGGTCTTTTTGCAACTGTGACTTCTCTATCACGTTCAGGTCGTCCAGCTTCTCTTACAGAGCCTTGGACTACTAATGTCCGTTGGGAAAAGtgtgatatatttgatccTAAATCCTATGAAACACACCTTAACGGTGTTACAGATGTGGTACACTCTATTGGAATTATTTTGGAGGATCCAAATTATAAGAATCAGCTAAACTCAGGGCCATCAGGCATGTTTTCAATGCTGGGGAAATTAGTGCAACGAGGCAAGTCCAATGCTAAACCAACGGAAGATAAGGATTCAGGGTTTACATATGATAATATCAATCGTCGTAGTGCAATTTTGTTAGCAAATTCTATTGTAGAAGTCTCTAAGAATCGCAACGAGAATAAGAAGGTGACCTTCAGTTACATATCTGCTGACAAGGCATTGCCTGTAATTCCTAGTGGTTATATTGAGTCCAAACGTCAGGCTGAAATGGAGCTTATGGCTCTTGAGGGATCAATTAGACCGCTTTTATTCAGACCTGGATTCATGTTTGATGAGGTCTCCAACGTTGGTGATTCAAGATCCAGAATAAAGTCTGTTTTGCAATTTGTGAATTGTGCTAAGCAACTTACTTTTGGTGACAGATTCGCTTTTATCAACGGTATAATAAGACCAACTGTATCTACGCAACAGGTGGCAAGAGCTTTAGTGAAATACATAAGCGATGAGGAGCGTGTTGGTGTCGTCTCACTTGAAGACATATTGAAAGCATGA
- the GUF1 gene encoding GTPase GUF1 (similar to Ashbya gossypii AGR290W) yields MLRRLFKCSKFIRFSSNSSATTGSTLAVAKSLQQRIEDIPIERYRNFSIVAHVDHGKSTLSDRLLELTGVVKPGGKQVLDKLEVERERGITVKAQTCTMFYRDERDGLDYLLHLVDTPGHVDFRAEVSRSYASCGGALLLVDASQGVQAQTVANFYLAYSMDLKLIPVINKIDLDTADIPQAEEQVVNTFELPKADIIKVSAKTGANISKDLLPAIIDKIPPPAGLSDKPFRALLVDSWYDSYLGVVLLIHCVDGKLKKGANISSAHTGKRYEVKEVGIMYPERVPTGCLTSGQVGYIVPGLKDSREAKIGDTLMHQGHESETEVLPGFEETKPMVFVGAFPTDGTEFNALDDDIQRLVLNDRSVSLQRETSNALGQGWRLGFLGSLHASVFKERLEKEYGSKLIITQPTVPYLIKYRDGSSSVITNPDDFPDSSILRTKIQEFQEPYVEAIMTLPQEYLGKVIRICDDNRGIQTEITYLNTTGQVMLKYHLPLAHLVDDFFGKLKSVSRGYASLDYEDIGYKPSNIIKLELLINGRGVDALAQVMHCSQTDRVGKEWVKKFKEYVKAQLYEVVIQARANNKIIARETIKARRKDVLAKLHASDVSRRKKLLAKQKEGKKQMRSIGNIQIDQEAYQAFLRK; encoded by the coding sequence ATGCTTCGACGACTGTTTAAGTGCTCTAAGTTCATTAGATTCAGTTCTAATAGTTCCGCAACTACCGGCTCTACGTTAGCGGTAGCTAAATCTTTACAacaaagaattgaagatatACCCATTGAAAGATATAGGAACTTTAGTATAGTGGCACATGTGGACCATGGTAAATCGACGTTAAGTGATAGACTGTTAGAATTAACGGGAGTAGTCAAACCAGGTGGGAAGCAAGTTCTTGACAAGTTGGAAGTCGAGAGAGAACGAGGAATTACTGTAAAGGCTCAGACGTGCACGATGTTCTACCGGGATGAGCGAGATGGTTTAGATTACTTATTGCATTTAGTCGATACGCCTGGGCATGTGGACTTCAGAGCGGAGGTATCAAGGTCATATGCATCATGCGGTGGTGCCCTATTGCTTGTGGATGCCTCACAAGGTGTTCAAGCGCAGACGGTGGCTAACTTCTACTTGGCATATAGTATGGACTTGAAATTAATTCCTgttattaacaaaattgATTTAGATACTGCAGATATTCCCCAAGCCGAGGAGCAAGTAGTTAACACTTTTGAGTTACCTAAAGCTGACATTATCAAGGTTAGTGCGAAAACCGGTGCGAATATTTCGAAGGATCTGCTACCAGCTATCATCGATAAGATCCCACCACCTGCAGGACTCTCTGATAAACCATTTAGAGCGTTATTGGTTGATTCGTGGTATGATTCATATTTAGGAGTTGTATTATTGATTCATTGTGTTGATGGTAAACTTAAAAAAGGTGCCAATATTAGTAGTGCACACACTGGAAAGAGATATGAGGTGAAAGAAGTAGGCATAATGTATCCGGAACGAGTTCCCACAGGTTGTCTAACCAGCGGCCAAGTAGGATACATTGTTCCAGGGTTAAAGGACTCTCGAGAAGCCAAAATTGGCGATACATTAATGCATCAAGGACATGAAAGCGAAACTGAGGTTTTGCCTGGGTTCGAAGAAACAAAACCCATGGTTTTCGTTGGTGCATTTCCTACAGATGGTACTGAATTCAACGCTCTAGACGATGATATTCAAAGACTTGTGCTGAATGACCGGTCAGTATCTTTGCAGCGTGAAACTTCCAATGCTCTAGGCCAAGGTTGGAGATTGGGGTTTCTGGGCTCCTTACATGCTTCTGTGTTCAAGGAAAGATTGGAGAAAGAATATGGTTCCAAACTGATTATTACACAACCTACAGTTCcatatttaataaagtaTAGAGATGGTAGCAGCTCAGTGATAACGAACCCGGATGACTTCCCAGATTCATCTATACTTCGGACTAAAATACAAGAATTTCAGGAGCCATATGTTGAGGCTATTATGACATTACCACAGGAGTACCTTGGCAAAGTAATTAGAATCTGTGACGATAACCGTGGCATTCAAACTGAAATTACTTATCTAAATACCACTGGACAAGTAATGCTGAAATATCACTTACCATTGGCACATTTGGTGGATGATTTCTTTGGCAAACTAAAGTCAGTATCTCGTGGATACGCTTCCCTGgactatgaagatattgGATACAAGCCTTCTAATATCATAAAGTTAGAGTTGTTAATTAATGGGAGAGGGGTTGATGCTCTTGCACAAGTGATGCATTGCTCGCAAACAGATCGTGTTGGAAAAGAATGGgttaaaaagttcaaagaaTATGTAAAGGCACAGTTGTACGAGGTTGTGATTCAGGCTAGGGCTAACAACAAGATTATTGCCCGTGAAACCATCAAGGCACGTCGGAAGGACGTCCTTGCCAAGCTGCATGCTTCTGATGTTTCCCGTAGGAAGAAGTTATTAGCAAAACAAaaggaaggaaagaaaCAGATGAGGTCCATCGGTAACATTCAAATAGATCAAGAGGCATACCAAGCATTTTTGCGGAAGTAA